From the genome of Frateuria soli:
TCTGGCTGGGCCAGCAGGACGTCAAGCAGGCGCGCATCCGGCTGCATCCGGAGGACCTGGGAGCGGTCGACGTGAAGGTCAGCATGAATCACGACCGCGTCGACGTGAGCTTCGCCGTGCAGCATCCGTCGGCCGTGCACGTCGTGCAGCAGACCCTGCCGCAGCTCGATGCCCTGCTGGCGCAGCATGGCCTGGCGCTGGGCCAGGCGGACGTGGGGCAGCGCCAGCAGCAGGGCGAGGGTGGGCGCACTGGCGAGCCCGGGGCGATCGGCGAGGTCGAGGCCGAGCCGGCTGTGATGGCCCATACGCCGGTGGCGGCACTCGGGATGCTCGATACGTTTGCCTGAGGGATGGCCCTTCGACTCCGGCCTGCGGCTTACGCTCAGGGTAAACGGGATTTCCTGCCCGGGCTTCACTCCTGAGCCGCCCCTCCGTGAGACGGCTCAATCCCCGCACCTCTCCCACCCGTTCGCGCTGAGCGCAGGCGCGCAGCGCCGAAGTCGAAACGCCCTCCCTCAAGCTACCCGTTCGAACCCCTCTCCCTCCGGGAGAGGGTGCCGACAGGCGGGTGAGGGTACGGGCGGAGCCGGCTGTCCCCGCGCTAGCGGACCCTCATCCCAACCCCTCTCCCGGCGGGAGAGGGGCTCAGCCACACGCGGCCCCGATCCACCATTCGCGCTGAGCGTCGGCCGCAGGCCGAAGTCGAAACGCTCCACGCCACGCCGGCTTCCGGACACCCGTCGTGACCCCGACGCGCCCGTTCCCCGGCACGCGTCAAGAAAGCGCCACGCCTGCCGCAAACCAAGCAGGGCCAACACTTGCCGCCGTGGCACGCGGATTGCAACAAGGCCCCTGCAAGCCGGCGCCCCAAGCGCCCACCAGAAAACGACAACCGAGGTTGAGGCATGGCAAGTACGGAACAGGAAGTGGTGGCGTCGACGAAGAAGAAGCGCTCGCCGCTGGTGATCGGCCTGGTGGTCGCGCTGCTGGCGGTGTCGGGCGCGTGCGCCTACCTGTTCATGTCGCGCGGAAACGAACGGCCCGCCGCCACCGCCACCAACGATGCCGGCGAGACCGTCCCGGCCAAGACCCAGCCGGAATTCTTCCTGCCGCTGGACCCCGCGTTCGTGGTCAACTTCCGCGACGACGACGCCATGCGCTACCTGCAGGTCGGCGTCACCCTGATGTCCCACGACCAGGCCACGCTCGACACCGTCAAGGGCATCGACCCGGTCGTGCGCAACGCGCTGGTGATGCTGTTCAGCCGCCAGAGCTACTCCATCCTCAGCGACCCCGCCGGCAAACAGAAGCTGCAGGCCGAGGCGCTGGAAGCCGTGCGCAGGATCGTCGAGGCGCGGACCGGCAAGCCCGGCGTCGACGCGCTGTACTTCACCAGCTTCGTGATGCAGTGAGGCCGCGCCCATGAGCGACCTGCTCTCCCAGGACGAAATCGACGCGCTGCTCGACGGCGTCACCGGCGGCAGCGTCGCCACCGGCGAGGACGAGCCGCCGCCGAGCGAGGCGGTGCAGTCCTACGACTTCACCCAGCAGGACCGCATCGTGCGCGGCCGCCTGCCGACGCTGGAGATGGTCAACGACCGCTTCGCGCGGTTCTTCCGGCTGGGCGTGTTCAACGTCCTGCGCAAGAGCTGCGAGGTGTCGGTGCTGGGCGTGAAGATGGTCAAGTTCGCCGAGTACGTGCACAGCCTGGCGGTGCCGAGCAACCTCAACCTGGTGAGGATCAAGCCGCTGCGCGGCACCGCGCTGGTGGTGTTCGAGCCGCGGCTGGTGTTCACCGTGATCGACAACTTCTTCGGCGGCGACGGCCGCTTCCACGCCCGCATCGAAGGCCGCGATTTCAGCGCGATCGAGAACCGCGTGATCCAGATCATGCTGACCGAGCTGTTCGCCGCCATGAGCGAGGCGTGGAACCCGGTGCTGCCGCTGGAGTTCGAGTACCTCAACTCCGAGATCAATCCGCAGTTCGCCAACATCGTCAGTCCGACGGAGACGGTGGTGATCTCGCGCTTCCACGTCGAGCTCGACGGCGGTGGCGGCGAGATCCACCTGACGCTCCCCTACGCGATGGTCGAGCCGATCCGCACGTTGCTCGACGCCGGCGTGCAAAGTGACCTGGCCGATCGCGACGACCGTTTCACCGAGCACCTGCACGAGGAGGTGCTCGACGCCGAGGTGGAGCTGAGCACGCTGCTGCTGGAGACCGAGCTCTCGATCGGCGATTTCCTGCGGCTGCGCCCGGGCGACGTGATCCCGGTCGCGCTGCCCGAGCATTGCACCGTCTTCGCCGAGGACGTGCCGGTGTTCCGTGGCCGCTACGGCCAGGCCAACGGCCAGACCGCGATCCAGTTCCAGACCCATGTCGGCCGCCGCGAGAGGCGTGCGTCCGGCGAGTTCACAGAGAAGAAAAGCGCATGATTGCCAATGACGCCGCGGTCGCCGACCGCATCGAATCCGACGCCCTGAACGCCTTTGCCGCCGAGGGTGGCGATGTCAACCTGGACATGATCCTGGACGTGCCGGTGACGGTCGCGATGGAGGTCGGTCGCACCCGCATCAGCATCCGCAACCTGCTGCAGCTCAACCAGGGCTCGGTGGTGGAACTGGACCGCGCCGCCGGCGAGCCGCTGGACGTGTTCGTCAACGGCACCCTGGTCGCCCACGGCGAGGTGGTGGTGATCAACGAGAAGTTCGGCATCCGCCTGACCGACGTGGTCAGCCCGGCCGAGCGCGTTCGAAAGTTGCGTTGAGCCGTGAATAGGGAATCGGGAATCGGGAATCGTTGGCTGCGGGCGCTTGCGCCCGTGGTGGCGGCACCCGAGGTAAGTGTTGGCGGCGAGCTGCTGCGGGTGCTGCTGAGCCTGGCCGCGGTGATCGCGCTGATCTTCGTGGCCGGCTGGATGAGCCGCCGCCTGCAGGCGCGCAGCCTGCCGGGTGGCCGGCGCATCCGCTGCGTGGAATCGATGGCGGTCGGCGCACGCGAGCGCGTGCTGCTGATCGATGCCGACGGCAAGCGCTTGCTGGTCGGCGTGGGGCAGGGGGGCCTGCGCACGTTGCACGTGTACGAAGGCGCGGCTCCGGCCGACGCCCATCCGCCGGCGCCGCTGCCGGCCGCTCCCAACTTCGCGCAACTGCTGTCGCGCTGGAAAGGCAAGTCGTGAAACCGCAGGTTCTGAAAGTGATGTCGTTCCGCGGCGCGCGCTGGGTGCTCGTGCTGGTGCTGATGTTGTTGCCGTTGTTCGCCTTCGCGCAGGCGGCGCCCGCCCCGGCCACGCCGGCACTGAGCATGCCGGCGAGCCCGGCGGCGCCCGGCGGCATACCCGTGCTGACCGTGCACGACGCGCCGGGCGGCGCGAAGAACTGGACGCTGTCGCTGCAGTTGCTGGGCCTGATGACGGTCCTGACCCTGCTGCCGGCGATCCTGCTGATGATGACTTCGTTCACCCGGATCATCATCGTGCTGGGCTTCCTGCGCCAGGCGCTGGGCACGCAGTCGACGCCGCCCAACCAGGTGCTGCTGGGACTGGCGCTGTTCCTCACGCTGTTCGTCATGGGCCCGGTGTTCAACCAGGCCTACGGCGATGGCGTCAAACCGTACATGGACGGCCAGATGACCGCCGAGCAGGCGCTGCCCGCCGCCAGTGCGCCGTTCAAGCGCTTCATGCTCGACCAGACCCGCGACGCCGACCTGCAGCTGTTCACCCAGCTGGCCAAGGAGAAGCCCTACGCCGGCAAGGACGACGTGCCCTTCCGCGTGGCGATGCCGGCGTTCCTGACCAGCGAGCTGAAAACCGCGTTCCAGATGGGCTTCCTGCTGTTCATCCCGTTCCTGATCATCGACTTGGTGGTCGCCAGCGTGCTCATGTCGATGGGCATGATGATGGTCTCGCCGATGATCATCTCGCTGCCGTTCAAGATCATGCTGTTCGTGCTGGTGGACGGGTGGACGCTGTTGATCGGGACGCTGGCCGGAAGTTTCTACACATGAGCGCCAGACACGCCTCGGCCCTCAAGCTCCCTGTCCCCCGGTTTCTGCCGGGGGAGAGGGTTGGGGAGAGGGGGAGGCCTTTCGCTCGGGCTCTGGCTTTTGAAGTGCTCGTTTGCCTGTCGGCCGGATCCTGGAAGAACGACATGCCTTCCTGTGCGCGCTTTTCTGAAGGGATTGAGGCGCAGGGCAAAGGCCTCCCCCTCTCCCCAGCCCTCTCCCCCGGCGTGGCCGGGGGAGAGGGAGTTGCGTGCGGCGGCTTCTAGCTCTTCCGCTTTCCGATTTCCCGATTTCCCGATTTCCCGATTTCCCGATTTCCCGATTTCCCGATTTCCCGATTCCCGATTCCCGCCTCCCGATTCCCAGCTCCAGAACCATGACCCCTGAATCCGTCATCGAATTCGGCCAGCACGCGCTCTACGTGGCCATGCTCATCGCCGCGCCGCTGCTGCTCACCGCGCTGGCCGTGGGCCTGTTGATCGGCGTGATCCAGGCGGCCACGCAGATCAACGAGATGACCCTTTCGTTCATCCCCAAGCTGATCGCGATGGCGGTGGTCGCGCTGATCACCGGCCCGTGGATGCTGCGCACGCTGGTGCAGTTCACCCGGCAACTGATCGAGGGCCTGCCCGGGGCCGTGAAGTAATGGCCAGCGGCATCACCACGGTGGATCTTGCCCAGCTGGAAGAGTGGCTGGGTGGCCTGCTGTGGGCGATGGGGCGGGTCGGCGGCCTGTGCCTGATCGCGCCGGTGCTGGGCGCGTCGGTGATTCCGGCGCGCATCCGTGTGGGGTTGGTGGTGATGCTGACGCTGGTGCTGGCGCCGCTCGCGCCGGCGGCGGTCGACCCGTTCAGTGCCGCGGGCGTGGCGACGATGGCCAGCCAGGTGCTGGTCGGCGCCGCGGTCGGCTTCGTGCTGAAGCTGGTGTTCGAGGCGGTGGCATTCGGCGGCGAGCTGGTGGGGCAGGGCATGAGCCTGGGCTTCGCCGAGGTGGTCAACCCCGGCGGGGGCGGTACCACGCCGGTGCTCAGCCAGTTCTACACGGTGCTGGTGACGCTGCTGTTCCTGGCGCTCAACGGGCATCTTCGTCTCGTCCAGCTCCTGGCCGACAGCTTCCACACGCTCCCGCCCGGTCCCGTCGCGATCGATGCCGAGGGGCTGCATGCCGTGGTGCTGTTCGGCACGCACCTGTTCGCCGGCGCCGTGCGCGTTGCGCTCCCGGCAGTCACGGCGTTGCTGGTGGTGAACATCGGCTTTGCCGCGATCAGCCGCGCGGCGCCTTCGATGAACCTGTTCGCGGTGGGCTTCCCGATCACCCTGTGCCTGGGTTCGGTCGCGTTGTGGATGGGCCTGCGCGCGCTCCCCGGCGCATTCGAGACGCTGCAGGACAGCGCCTGGTCGTTGATGCACGAGCTGCTGAGGGGCTGACCGTCCCATGGCCGAGAACGACGACCAGGAACGCACGGAACAACCCTCCGAAAAACGACTCAGGGAGGCCCGCGAAAAGGGCGACGTCCCCCGATCGCGCGACCTCTCCGGCGCCCTGGTGGTGCTCGCCGGCGTCGCGGCGTTGCTCTCGGGCAGCGAGCGGGCGATGTCCCACGCCCGCGCGATCTACGCGCTGGGTCTTTCCTATAGCCGCGAGGCGCTGTTTTCCGATGCGCTGCCGGGCCGCGTGCTCACCCTGGCGGTGCGCGAGGCGTTGATGCTGTTCGCGCCCGTGGCGGTGGCCACGCTGCTGGCGGTCTTCGCCGCGCCCATGCTGCTGGGCGGCATCAGTTTCAGCGGACAGGCGCTGCAGCCGAAGTTCGACCGGCTCAACCCGGTGGCCGGACTGGGCCGCATCTTCGCCATGCGTGGCCTGGTGGAACTGGGCAAGGCGCTGCTCAAGCTGCTCTTCATCGGCGGCGCGCTGGCGCTGCTGCTCAAGCACTCGGTGGACGAGCTGCAGGCGCTGGGCCGTGCGGACGTGGCGCTGGGCGTGGCGCACGCGATGTCGCTGCTGGGCCGCTCGGCGTTGCTGTTCGGCGCGCTGCTGGCACTGATCGGCGGCGCCGACGCCCTCTACCAGAAGTTCGACCACGCCAAGCGCCTGCGCATGACCCGCCAGGAGCTGAAGGACGAATCGAAGGAAACCGAGGGCAACCCCGAGCTCAAGGGCCGCATCCGCCAGGTGCAGTTCGAGATGTCGCGCCGCCGGATGATGCAGGAGCTGCCCGGCGCGGACGTGATCGTCACCAACCCGACCCATTTCGCCGTCGCGCTCAAGTACGACGAGAGCGGCGCCGGCGCGCCGCGCGTGATCGCCAAGGGCGTCGACGTTCTGGCCCAGCAGATCCGCCTGGTGGCCAGCGGCCACCGCATCCCGATGGTCGAGGCCCCGCCGCTGGCACGCGCCTTGTATGCGACCACCTCGCTGGGCCGGGAAATCCCGGTCTCGCTGTACGTGGCGGTGGCGCAGGTGCTGGCCTACGTCTACCAGCTCAAGCAGGCCACGGCACGCGGCGACGAGCCGCCGCCGGCGCCCCGGCCCGAGGTCGATCCGGATCTGATGGGCCCTTACAAGCTTTAGAACTTCAGGCTTTAGAAGGAACAACGCATGGCCGCCGCTGGCGCAATGGAAAGTCTCAAGCAGCTCGGGCGCCGCGGCGTCGGCGCGCCGGTGGTCATGCTGGCGATGCTGGCGATGGTCATGCTGCCGATGCCGCCGTTCCTGCTGGACATGCTGTTCAGCTTCAACATCGCGCTGTCGCTCGTCATTTTGTTGGCGGTGATCTACGTGATGCGGCCGCTGGAATTCGCCGCTTTTCCGACGGTCGTGCTGATGGCGACGCTTTTACGTCTCGCCCTGAACATCGCCTCCACCCGCGTGGTGTTGCTGCACGGCCACGACGGCCCGGGGGCGGCCGGCAAGGTGATCGAGGCGTTCGGCGAGTTCGTGATCGGCGGCAACTTCGCGGTCGGCTTCGTGGTGTTCGCGATCCTCACCATCATCAACTTCGTGGTGGTCACCAAGGGCGCCACCCGAGTGTCGGAGGTGACCGCCCGCTTCACCCTGGACGCGATGCCCGGCAAGCAGATGGCGATCGACGCCGATCTCAACGCCGGCCTGCTGACCCAGGAACAGGCCCGCGAGCGCCGCCAGGAAGTACGCGAGGAAGCGGACTTCTACGGCTCGATGGACGGTGCCTCCAAGTTCGTCCGTGGCGACGCCACCGCCGGCATCCTGATCCTGTTCATCAACGTCATCGGCGGCTTCTTCGTCGGCATGTTCCAGCACGGCCTGCCGGCCGGCGAATCGGCCAGGACCTATACGCTCCTCACCATCGGCGACGGCCTGGTCGCGCAGGTGCCGGCGCTGATGCTCTCGATCGCCACCGCGGTGATCGTCACCCGCGTGTCCAAGTCGCAGGACATGGGCAAGCAGGTGATCGGCCAGGTGTTCGGCCAGCCGCGCGCGCTGGCGGTGGCCGGCGCGGTGCTGGGCGTGATGGGCCTGATCCCGGGCATGCCGAACCTCGCTTTCCTGCTGCTCGGTGGCTGCTGCGGTGGCGCGGCCTACCTGATGATCAAGCGCGAGCGCGAGACCAGGGAAAAGCTCGCCGAAGCCGTAGCCGAGCCGACCGCCGCGCCCGCACTGCCGGCCGAGCGCATGGAACTGGGCTGGGACGACGTGGCCAGCGTCGATCCGCTCGGCCTCGAAGTCGGCTACCGGCTGATCCCGCTGGTGGACACCCATCAGGGCGGCGAGCTGATGGGCCGGATCAAGTCGGTGCGCCGCAAGCTCTCGCAGGAATTCGGATTCCTGGTGCCGGCGGTGCACATCCGCGACAACCTGGACCTGGGCCCCAACACCTACCGCATCACCCTGATGGGTGTGCCGATGGGCGAGGCCGAGGTGCACCACGAGCGCCTGATGGCGATCAATCCCGGCCGCGTGCACGGCCCGCTGCAGGGCATCCAGACGCAGGACCCGGCGTTCGGCCTGGAAGCGGTCTGGATCGAGCAGGGCCAGCGCGAGATGGCGCAAAGCCTGGGCTACACCGTGGTCGACCCGGCCACCGTGGTCGCCACGCATCTGTCGCACATCCTGCAGACCCACGCGCACGAGCTGATCAGCCACCAGGACGTGCAGCAGCTGCTCGACCGCCTGGCGCAGACCGCGCCGAAGCTGGTCGAGGACCTGGTGCCCAAGCGCATGGCGCTGGGCGTGGTGGTCAAGGTGCTGCAGAACCTGCTGGCCGAGCGCGTGCCGATCCGCAACATGCGCACCATCGTCGAAACCTTGGCGGAGCACGCGGGGCAGAGTCAGGATCCCGGCATGCTCACCGCCGCCGCGCGCGTCGCGCTCGGCCGGCAGATCGTGCAGGAGATCACCGGCCTGGGCACCGAGGTGCCGGTCATCACGCTGGCGCCGGAGCTCGAGCAGATCCTCATGAATTCCCTTTCGGGCGGCGGCGTGGCCGGCGCGGCGGTGGAACCGGGCCTGGCCGACCGCCTGCAGCAGAGCGTCGCCGACGCCGCGCGCCGCCAGGAAATGAGCGGCGAAGCGGCCGTCCTGCTGGTCGCGCCGCAGCTTCGCCCGTGGCTCGCCCGCTTCACCCGCCACGTGGCACAGAACCTGCACGTACTGGCCTACAACGAGGTGCCGGACAACCGCAGGGTGCGGCTGGTCCAGGCGCTGGGACGGTAGAGCCGGGATGACGGCATTCGGGATTCGAGATTCGGTGAGGCCTGGGATGAGGGGATTCGTGATGGGAGATCCGGAAAGGCGAGCGATGACGCGAGTTTGCGACGGCTCGGCTTTTAACGAATCCCGAATCCCGAATCTCGACTCCCGACCTGCCCAATCCCGAATCCCGAATCCCGAATCCCGCTTGCGGAGCAAGCAATGAAGATCAAACGTTTCGTGGCGCCGGACATGCGCCAGGCGATGCGCGAAGTACGCGAGGAGCAGGGGCCGGATGCGGTGATCCTGTCCACGCGCAAGCTCGACGAAGGCATCGAGATCATCGCCGCCGTCGATTACGACGAGGCGCTGGTGCGCGAGGCCGCGCGCCATGGGGCGGCCCCTGCGCCGGCCGCCGAACCGCCGGCCTTGCCGACGCGTGCTGCCGCGCCACCTCCGCCGCCGCCGGTGCGCGAGGCGCGCGTCGAAACACTGGCGCCCGCCAATCACCCGTCGCCGGTCGACCCCGCTCTCCGTAGGAGCCCACTCGTGGGCGATGCTCTTCCCGCCAACACCAACACCAACACCAACGCCAGCGACGCGGGCCTCGACCCGCGCGCCGGGGAGCCGCCGGCCGTCCACCCGCTGATCGAACGCGCCGCGCAGGACACCGTGCGCATGCGCGCCGAGCTGTCCAGCCTGCGCGAGATGCTCGAGATGCAGCTCTCCAGCCTGGCCTGGAACGACATGGAACGCCGCCAGCCGATGCACACCCGCGTGCTGCGCGAGCTGACCCGGCTCGGCATCGACGCCGACGTCGCCCGCGCGCTGGCCGATGAACTGCCGCCGCAGATGACGCCCGAGCAGGCGCGCTACCTGCCGCTGGGCATGTTGAGCCGGGGCATCGCGGTCAGCGGTCGCGGCCGCTCGGACGAGGCCGGCGTCACCGCGCTGGTCGGCCCGACCGGCGTGGGCAAGACCACCACGCTCGCCAAACTCGCCGCCAAGGCGGTGGTGCGCCATGGCGCCTCGCAGGTCGCGCTGGTCAGCACCGACCACTACCGCATCGGCGCCGCCGCGCAGCTGGAGCACTACGGCCGCCTGCTCGGCGTGCGCGTCTATCCGGCCTACGACGCTGACAGCCTGCGCCAGGTCCTTCAATTGCTGAAGGGGTGCCACACCGTGCTGGTCGACACCGCCGGCCTGGCCGGCAACGACCCGCGCCTGGCCGAACAGCTGGACGCACTGCGCGCGGCAGGCGAGCTGCGCGCGTGCCTGGTGCTGGCCGCCAATGCGCAGGCGCAGTCGCTGGAGGACGCGGTGCGCGCCTACCTGCCGGTCAAGCCGCACGCGGCGATCCTGACCAAACTCGATGAGGCGCCCAGCCTCGGCGGCGCCCTGTCGGTGCTGATCCGCCACCGGCTGGCGCTGGACTACACCACCGACGGCCAGCGGGTGCCCGAGGACATTGCCGCCGCCGACGCGCGCCTGCTGGTGTGCCGCGCCGCGCGGGCGCTCAAGGGCAACGCGCCGGGCGCCGACGAGGCAGTACTGGCCGAGCGCTTCGGAACGATGGTGGCCCAGGCATGAGCGGAATCCTTGCAATGAATCAGGCGTGGGGCTTGAAAGACATGTTCAACGCGATCACGGGCGAGCGTCACGACGCGCCGCCCGCACCGCACCGGCCGGACCAGGCGGCCAACGCCGGCGCGCCGCGCCGTCGCTGCCGCGCGATCGCGGTGGCCGGCGGCAAGGGTGGCGTCGGCAAGACCACCGTGGCGGTCAACCTCGGCATGAGCCTGGCCATGGCCGGTCGCGACGTCATGCTGCTGGACGCCGACATGGGCCTGGCCAACGTCGACGTGCTGCTCGGCCTGGCGCCCTCGCGCCACCTCGGCCACCTGCTCGACGGCTCGGCCACGCTGGAAGAGCTGGTACTCGATGCCCCGCACGGGCTCAAGGTGATCCCCGGCGGCTCCGGCGCGCGGCGCCTGGCGCAACTGGGCAATGGCGAGCACGCCGCGGTGATCCGCGCCTTCGACGAGCTGCCCCGGCCGCCGGACTACCTGCTGGTCGACACCGCCGCGGGCCTGTCGGACAACGTGGCGATGTTCGCTGCGGCGGCCGACGACGTGGTGCTGGTGGTCTGCGACGAGCCGGCCTCGCTCACCGACGCCTACGCACTGATCAAGGTCCTCTCCCGCGACTTCGGCGTGCGCCGCTTCCGCTTCGTCGCCAACCTGGTGCGCAACCTGGGCGAGGCCCGCGCGCTGCACCAGAAGCTGGCCAAGGTCAGCGACCGCTTCCTGGACGTGGTGCTGGACTTCATGGGTTTCGTGCCGCAGGACGAGCGGCTCAAGCAGGCCATCCGGCGCCAGAGCGCGGTGGTCGACCTGTGGCCGGCGGCGCGTTCGTCGCAGGCATTCAAGCAATTGGCAGGTGCGGTCGATAACTGGGAGGAACCCGCGCGCGCGGGCCTGGACCGCATCGCGTTCTTCGGTGGCCAGGCCGTGACGGCGTCGGGGTGGTGAGATGAGCGTGGCATCGGAATATCTCCAGCTGCAAAAACAGAGTGCGGACGAGTTGGTGCGCCAGCACGCGCCACTGGTGCGTCGTATTGCCTATCACCTGATGGGGCGGTTGCCGCCAAGCGTGGACGTGGGCGACCTGATCCAGTCCGGCATGATCGGCCTGCTCGAAGCCGCGCGGCACTACGCCACCGATCGCGCCGCCAGCTTCGAGACCTATGCCGGCATCCGCATCCGCGGCGCCATGCTGGACGAGCTGCGCAAGACCGACTGGACCCCGCGCTCGGTGCACCGCAAGGTGCGCGAAGTCGCCGAAGTGGTGCGCCAGATCGAGATCGAGACCGGGTCCGACGCCGGTGACGCCGAAGTCATCAAGCGCCTGGGCGTGAGCGCGGAGGAGTACCACCAGATCCTCGCGGATGCCGCCAGCGCGCGCCTGCTCAGCCTCACCGCGCCGGACGACGGCGACGGCGCACCCGCGTTCGACGTGGTCGACCAGGCCAGCCTGGGACCGGCCGAGAACATCGAACAGGACGGGCTGCGCCAGGCGCTGATCGACGGCATCGCCGGCCTGCCCGAGCGCGAGCAGCTGGTCATGTCGCTCTACTACGAGCAGGAATTGAACCTGAAGGAAATCGGCGCCGTGCTCGGCGTGACCGAGTCGCGCGTGTGCCAGATCCACGGCCAGGCGATCGTGCGGCTGCGCGCGCGCATGGGCGATTGGCGTGAGGACGGGATTGGGGATTCGGCAGTCGGGAATCGCAAAGGCAAAGGCAAAGGCCGGCGCGCTTCCCCGCCCGATCAATCCTCTCCACGTTGACACCCCATTGAATCCCGAATCCCGAATCCCGAATCCCGAATCCCGAATCCACGGCA
Proteins encoded in this window:
- a CDS encoding flagellar basal body-associated FliL family protein; the protein is MASTEQEVVASTKKKRSPLVIGLVVALLAVSGACAYLFMSRGNERPAATATNDAGETVPAKTQPEFFLPLDPAFVVNFRDDDAMRYLQVGVTLMSHDQATLDTVKGIDPVVRNALVMLFSRQSYSILSDPAGKQKLQAEALEAVRRIVEARTGKPGVDALYFTSFVMQ
- the fliM gene encoding flagellar motor switch protein FliM; the encoded protein is MSDLLSQDEIDALLDGVTGGSVATGEDEPPPSEAVQSYDFTQQDRIVRGRLPTLEMVNDRFARFFRLGVFNVLRKSCEVSVLGVKMVKFAEYVHSLAVPSNLNLVRIKPLRGTALVVFEPRLVFTVIDNFFGGDGRFHARIEGRDFSAIENRVIQIMLTELFAAMSEAWNPVLPLEFEYLNSEINPQFANIVSPTETVVISRFHVELDGGGGEIHLTLPYAMVEPIRTLLDAGVQSDLADRDDRFTEHLHEEVLDAEVELSTLLLETELSIGDFLRLRPGDVIPVALPEHCTVFAEDVPVFRGRYGQANGQTAIQFQTHVGRRERRASGEFTEKKSA
- the fliN gene encoding flagellar motor switch protein FliN, with protein sequence MIANDAAVADRIESDALNAFAAEGGDVNLDMILDVPVTVAMEVGRTRISIRNLLQLNQGSVVELDRAAGEPLDVFVNGTLVAHGEVVVINEKFGIRLTDVVSPAERVRKLR
- the fliO gene encoding flagellar biosynthetic protein FliO, which produces MVAAPEVSVGGELLRVLLSLAAVIALIFVAGWMSRRLQARSLPGGRRIRCVESMAVGARERVLLIDADGKRLLVGVGQGGLRTLHVYEGAAPADAHPPAPLPAAPNFAQLLSRWKGKS
- the fliP gene encoding flagellar type III secretion system pore protein FliP (The bacterial flagellar biogenesis protein FliP forms a type III secretion system (T3SS)-type pore required for flagellar assembly.) codes for the protein MSFRGARWVLVLVLMLLPLFAFAQAAPAPATPALSMPASPAAPGGIPVLTVHDAPGGAKNWTLSLQLLGLMTVLTLLPAILLMMTSFTRIIIVLGFLRQALGTQSTPPNQVLLGLALFLTLFVMGPVFNQAYGDGVKPYMDGQMTAEQALPAASAPFKRFMLDQTRDADLQLFTQLAKEKPYAGKDDVPFRVAMPAFLTSELKTAFQMGFLLFIPFLIIDLVVASVLMSMGMMMVSPMIISLPFKIMLFVLVDGWTLLIGTLAGSFYT
- the fliQ gene encoding flagellar biosynthesis protein FliQ; amino-acid sequence: MTPESVIEFGQHALYVAMLIAAPLLLTALAVGLLIGVIQAATQINEMTLSFIPKLIAMAVVALITGPWMLRTLVQFTRQLIEGLPGAVK
- the fliR gene encoding flagellar biosynthetic protein FliR encodes the protein MASGITTVDLAQLEEWLGGLLWAMGRVGGLCLIAPVLGASVIPARIRVGLVVMLTLVLAPLAPAAVDPFSAAGVATMASQVLVGAAVGFVLKLVFEAVAFGGELVGQGMSLGFAEVVNPGGGGTTPVLSQFYTVLVTLLFLALNGHLRLVQLLADSFHTLPPGPVAIDAEGLHAVVLFGTHLFAGAVRVALPAVTALLVVNIGFAAISRAAPSMNLFAVGFPITLCLGSVALWMGLRALPGAFETLQDSAWSLMHELLRG
- the flhB gene encoding flagellar biosynthesis protein FlhB; translated protein: MAENDDQERTEQPSEKRLREAREKGDVPRSRDLSGALVVLAGVAALLSGSERAMSHARAIYALGLSYSREALFSDALPGRVLTLAVREALMLFAPVAVATLLAVFAAPMLLGGISFSGQALQPKFDRLNPVAGLGRIFAMRGLVELGKALLKLLFIGGALALLLKHSVDELQALGRADVALGVAHAMSLLGRSALLFGALLALIGGADALYQKFDHAKRLRMTRQELKDESKETEGNPELKGRIRQVQFEMSRRRMMQELPGADVIVTNPTHFAVALKYDESGAGAPRVIAKGVDVLAQQIRLVASGHRIPMVEAPPLARALYATTSLGREIPVSLYVAVAQVLAYVYQLKQATARGDEPPPAPRPEVDPDLMGPYKL
- the flhA gene encoding flagellar biosynthesis protein FlhA, which gives rise to MAAAGAMESLKQLGRRGVGAPVVMLAMLAMVMLPMPPFLLDMLFSFNIALSLVILLAVIYVMRPLEFAAFPTVVLMATLLRLALNIASTRVVLLHGHDGPGAAGKVIEAFGEFVIGGNFAVGFVVFAILTIINFVVVTKGATRVSEVTARFTLDAMPGKQMAIDADLNAGLLTQEQARERRQEVREEADFYGSMDGASKFVRGDATAGILILFINVIGGFFVGMFQHGLPAGESARTYTLLTIGDGLVAQVPALMLSIATAVIVTRVSKSQDMGKQVIGQVFGQPRALAVAGAVLGVMGLIPGMPNLAFLLLGGCCGGAAYLMIKRERETREKLAEAVAEPTAAPALPAERMELGWDDVASVDPLGLEVGYRLIPLVDTHQGGELMGRIKSVRRKLSQEFGFLVPAVHIRDNLDLGPNTYRITLMGVPMGEAEVHHERLMAINPGRVHGPLQGIQTQDPAFGLEAVWIEQGQREMAQSLGYTVVDPATVVATHLSHILQTHAHELISHQDVQQLLDRLAQTAPKLVEDLVPKRMALGVVVKVLQNLLAERVPIRNMRTIVETLAEHAGQSQDPGMLTAAARVALGRQIVQEITGLGTEVPVITLAPELEQILMNSLSGGGVAGAAVEPGLADRLQQSVADAARRQEMSGEAAVLLVAPQLRPWLARFTRHVAQNLHVLAYNEVPDNRRVRLVQALGR
- the flhF gene encoding flagellar biosynthesis protein FlhF, coding for MKIKRFVAPDMRQAMREVREEQGPDAVILSTRKLDEGIEIIAAVDYDEALVREAARHGAAPAPAAEPPALPTRAAAPPPPPPVREARVETLAPANHPSPVDPALRRSPLVGDALPANTNTNTNASDAGLDPRAGEPPAVHPLIERAAQDTVRMRAELSSLREMLEMQLSSLAWNDMERRQPMHTRVLRELTRLGIDADVARALADELPPQMTPEQARYLPLGMLSRGIAVSGRGRSDEAGVTALVGPTGVGKTTTLAKLAAKAVVRHGASQVALVSTDHYRIGAAAQLEHYGRLLGVRVYPAYDADSLRQVLQLLKGCHTVLVDTAGLAGNDPRLAEQLDALRAAGELRACLVLAANAQAQSLEDAVRAYLPVKPHAAILTKLDEAPSLGGALSVLIRHRLALDYTTDGQRVPEDIAAADARLLVCRAARALKGNAPGADEAVLAERFGTMVAQA